In Clostridia bacterium, the following proteins share a genomic window:
- the rsgA gene encoding ribosome small subunit-dependent GTPase A: MTYREGLVVRARGGFFDVEADGEVRRCVLRGKYRWRRQEVVPGDRVRFRLLPEHTGAIEEVLPRESCLVRPAVANVRQVVIVMSLAAPPVNRLLLDRLLVMAEAIGLAPVVTFNKVDLAAGEPGPLPALYGRLGYPVLVTSAVTGQGVEGLAARLQDNISVFAGPSGAGKSSLLNAMLPGLRLKTGTVSEKIGRGRHTTRHVELLRLPGGGWVADTPGFSQLQLPPLRREELGFCFPEIAGRAGSCRFSSCLHRQEPGCAVRAAVEAGEIDAERYSHYLELLEEVIRAEKDY; this comes from the coding sequence ATGACCTACCGCGAAGGCCTGGTTGTGCGTGCCCGAGGCGGGTTCTTCGACGTAGAGGCTGACGGGGAGGTACGGCGCTGCGTCCTCAGGGGTAAGTACCGCTGGCGCCGGCAGGAGGTGGTCCCGGGAGACCGGGTGCGTTTTCGTCTCCTGCCCGAACATACCGGGGCCATCGAAGAGGTGTTGCCCCGGGAGTCCTGCCTGGTGCGCCCGGCCGTGGCCAACGTCCGCCAGGTGGTGATCGTGATGTCCCTGGCCGCGCCCCCCGTAAACCGGTTGCTGCTGGACCGGCTCCTGGTGATGGCCGAAGCCATAGGCCTGGCGCCGGTAGTGACCTTTAACAAGGTGGATCTGGCCGCCGGAGAGCCCGGTCCTTTGCCGGCCCTTTACGGCCGCCTGGGTTACCCGGTACTGGTCACCAGCGCGGTTACCGGCCAGGGGGTGGAGGGCCTGGCGGCCAGGCTGCAGGACAACATTTCGGTCTTCGCCGGTCCCTCGGGGGCGGGGAAATCCAGCCTGCTCAACGCCATGCTCCCCGGGCTCCGGCTCAAGACGGGAACGGTCAGCGAGAAGATCGGGCGGGGCAGGCACACCACGCGCCATGTAGAGCTGCTGCGCCTTCCGGGAGGCGGGTGGGTGGCGGACACCCCCGGCTTCTCCCAACTGCAGCTTCCGCCCCTGCGTCGAGAAGAACTGGGCTTCTGTTTTCCGGAGATCGCCGGCCGGGCGGGCAGCTGCCGCTTTTCCTCCTGCCTTCACCGCCAGGAGCCGGGTTGCGCCGTGCGGGCGGCGGTGGAGGCGGGCGAAATCGACGCGGAGCGCTACTCCCACTACCTGGAGCTTCTGGAGGAAGTAATTAGAGCCGAAAAGGACTACTGA
- a CDS encoding CTP-dependent riboflavin kinase, whose translation MRVKGRYCRGRGEAAAFTRLEWVQEQCREKLGFNPRPGTVNLRVKAGDLARLRQVAEARGVVLASPCREYCDAFCLPARLGRAGTFVEGALVFPRVGDYYTDMIEFLCPVEVKSRFELQEEEEMELIIIRPDANAGD comes from the coding sequence ATGCGGGTAAAAGGGCGTTACTGCCGTGGGAGGGGCGAAGCTGCCGCCTTCACCCGGCTGGAATGGGTACAGGAGCAATGCCGGGAAAAGTTGGGGTTCAATCCCCGTCCCGGCACCGTAAACCTCAGAGTGAAGGCCGGGGATCTGGCCCGTTTGCGGCAGGTGGCGGAAGCCCGGGGGGTGGTCCTGGCTTCGCCGTGTCGCGAGTACTGCGATGCCTTCTGCCTTCCGGCCCGGCTGGGTCGGGCGGGGACCTTTGTGGAGGGAGCACTGGTATTTCCCCGGGTTGGCGACTACTACACGGACATGATCGAGTTCCTGTGTCCGGTGGAAGTAAAGAGCCGGTTTGAGCTTCAGGAAGAAGAAGAGATGGAACTGATAATCATCCGGCCGGACGCGAATGCAGGTGATTAG
- the pknB gene encoding Stk1 family PASTA domain-containing Ser/Thr kinase, with protein MRDLVLGGRYRLTETIGGGGMAVVYRAEDQLLNRTVTVKILREQFASDEAFVRRFRREAQAVARLSHPNIVSIYDVGEEGPYHYLVMEYVPGGTLKDIIRERAPLPWEEAVGYLLQLLEGLEHAHANGIVHCDIKPHNILVTPAGRVKITDFGLARAATEATVTFPGSIVGSVSYLSPEQAKGEVATARSDLYSVSVVFFEMLTGSLPFRGETPLSVAMQHLQSEPPSPRSLNPEIPAGLERVILKGLAKDPAERYAGAAEMAAEVRATAAPPEDEPTRVLPKERKTASATPAPVPAEENASRPRRRLRWWVLPVVLAVALYGLYTGWQLYWRVAEVEVPAVEGLALEEAQRVLTAVGLRWQIGERRHDAEVPEGHVLGQEPAANERVKRFRVVILDVSLGPALTRVPPVAGFTERAARLTLEEANLRVSSERQEVYDEQAAAGTVVRTVPPAGSSVAEGSEITLVVSLGPKPKPVTVPSLIGRTLEEAKKELERLGLNLGQVTQAKEESSEYFAGVVIDQRPKPQAAALEGDAVDLVISRGPGPLARTALIENILVPNDGRPHRVRVIISDAKGQDREVYDREHGPGETVVLTVTFYGSGTLDVYLDDQPYLVNHPLKG; from the coding sequence TTGCGGGACCTAGTTCTGGGCGGGCGCTACCGCCTAACGGAAACTATCGGCGGCGGGGGCATGGCCGTCGTTTACCGGGCCGAGGACCAGCTCCTGAACCGTACGGTGACCGTCAAAATCCTGCGCGAGCAGTTTGCCAGCGACGAAGCCTTCGTGCGCCGCTTTCGGCGCGAGGCCCAGGCCGTGGCCAGGCTTTCTCACCCCAACATTGTGAGCATCTACGATGTCGGTGAGGAAGGGCCTTACCACTACCTGGTAATGGAGTACGTCCCGGGCGGGACGCTAAAGGACATTATCCGGGAGCGTGCTCCCTTGCCCTGGGAAGAAGCGGTGGGCTATCTCCTGCAGCTCCTTGAGGGCCTGGAACACGCCCATGCCAACGGTATCGTCCACTGCGACATCAAGCCCCACAACATACTGGTGACTCCGGCCGGGAGGGTAAAGATAACCGATTTCGGACTGGCCCGGGCGGCCACCGAAGCCACGGTTACCTTCCCGGGCAGCATAGTCGGCTCGGTCTCCTACCTTTCTCCGGAGCAGGCCAAGGGTGAGGTAGCAACCGCCCGGTCCGACCTCTACTCCGTCAGCGTGGTCTTTTTCGAAATGCTCACGGGCAGCCTCCCCTTCCGGGGCGAGACCCCGCTCTCTGTGGCCATGCAGCACCTGCAGAGCGAACCCCCATCGCCTCGCTCTCTCAATCCGGAAATTCCCGCGGGCCTGGAAAGGGTAATCCTGAAGGGCCTGGCCAAGGATCCCGCCGAGCGTTACGCCGGCGCGGCGGAAATGGCGGCCGAAGTCAGAGCTACGGCCGCCCCTCCCGAGGACGAGCCCACCCGGGTGCTGCCCAAAGAGCGGAAGACTGCTTCCGCCACCCCGGCGCCGGTCCCGGCGGAGGAGAACGCTTCTCGTCCACGGCGGCGGCTGCGCTGGTGGGTTCTCCCGGTTGTCCTGGCCGTGGCCCTTTACGGGCTTTACACCGGCTGGCAGCTGTACTGGAGGGTGGCGGAGGTGGAAGTGCCCGCCGTAGAAGGCCTGGCCCTGGAAGAAGCCCAGCGGGTCCTGACCGCCGTGGGACTGCGTTGGCAAATAGGGGAGCGGCGGCATGATGCCGAGGTACCGGAAGGCCACGTCCTCGGCCAGGAACCGGCGGCGAACGAACGGGTAAAGCGTTTCCGGGTGGTCATTCTGGACGTCAGCCTGGGACCCGCCTTGACCCGGGTGCCTCCCGTTGCCGGGTTTACCGAAAGGGCGGCGCGGCTGACCCTGGAAGAGGCCAACTTGAGGGTGAGTTCGGAACGTCAGGAGGTCTACGACGAGCAGGCTGCTGCCGGAACCGTTGTCCGCACCGTCCCTCCCGCGGGGAGTTCGGTGGCGGAGGGATCGGAGATCACCCTGGTGGTGAGCCTGGGGCCCAAACCCAAGCCGGTGACCGTTCCCAGCCTGATAGGCCGCACGCTGGAGGAAGCCAAGAAGGAATTGGAGCGCCTCGGCCTCAACCTGGGGCAGGTGACCCAGGCTAAGGAGGAAAGCAGCGAATACTTTGCGGGCGTGGTTATCGATCAGCGCCCCAAGCCCCAGGCCGCAGCCCTGGAGGGTGACGCCGTGGACCTGGTAATCAGTCGCGGGCCGGGCCCCCTGGCCAGGACGGCCCTGATAGAGAACATCCTCGTTCCCAACGACGGACGACCCCACCGGGTGCGGGTTATCATCAGCGACGCCAAGGGGCAGGACCGGGAGGTGTATGATCGCGAACACGGTCCCGGAGAAACCGTGGTCCTTACCGTGACCTTCTACGGCAGCGGCACCCTTGACGTGTACCTGGACGACCAGCCCTATTTGGTCAACCATCCTCTGAAGGGGTAG
- the rpe gene encoding ribulose-phosphate 3-epimerase, whose translation MLQEPKSGVKIAPSILAANFGRLAEEVARVEGAGADLLHLDIMDGHFVPNLTLGPAVVRALRPHSRLLFDVHLMVSNPEQLIEAFAEAGADLLTVHVEACPHLHRVVQRIREMGKQAGVALNPATPLVAVEEILEEVDLVLVMSVNPGFGGQDFIPGVLPKVARLRETVEKRSLGCEIEVDGGIGLETGLRAAEAGASILVAGTYVFNHPDPAAAVAELRRAVNHDR comes from the coding sequence ATGCTTCAGGAGCCAAAATCCGGAGTAAAGATTGCCCCCTCGATTCTGGCCGCGAATTTCGGCCGCCTGGCGGAGGAAGTTGCCAGGGTAGAAGGGGCAGGAGCGGACCTCTTACACCTGGACATCATGGACGGGCACTTCGTTCCCAACCTCACCCTGGGTCCGGCGGTGGTGCGCGCGCTTCGCCCGCATTCCCGCCTCCTCTTCGACGTCCACCTGATGGTCTCCAACCCCGAGCAGCTCATAGAGGCGTTTGCCGAGGCCGGAGCCGATCTGCTTACCGTGCACGTGGAGGCCTGCCCTCACCTCCACCGGGTAGTCCAAAGGATAAGGGAGATGGGAAAGCAGGCGGGCGTGGCCTTGAATCCGGCCACTCCCCTGGTGGCGGTGGAGGAGATCCTGGAGGAAGTCGACCTGGTACTGGTCATGTCCGTTAATCCCGGCTTCGGCGGTCAGGACTTTATTCCGGGTGTACTCCCCAAGGTCGCGCGCCTAAGGGAGACCGTAGAAAAGCGGAGCCTAGGCTGCGAGATAGAAGTAGACGGAGGCATAGGCCTTGAGACCGGGCTGCGGGCGGCGGAAGCCGGTGCCTCCATCCTGGTGGCCGGCACCTACGTCTTTAACCACCCCGACCCGGCGGCGGCCGTTGCCGAACTGCGGCGGGCGGTGAACCACGACCGCTGA